The Oryzias latipes chromosome 4, ASM223467v1 genome includes a window with the following:
- the cnga3 gene encoding cyclic nucleotide-gated cation channel alpha-3 isoform X3, which translates to MAKVCSETSLSARQRLSSNPSDDELAVIENGGSRSERKKENRIQSLSGSLTPKTHTGATAMARMNPPEERRDSFLERFRGPKLKEASNAGNRSDEDKLRHRSKWPLATYNMNNCNNTDDKKEDKKDEIKKDEKKEEKKEDDGKKEEEKKDEKKDEKKDEKKDEKKDEKKDDKKDDKKKEEPPKEVWIMDPSADQYYRWLTVIAGPVFYNLMMIVTRASFNDLQKSYTKLWIVLDYTSDIIYLADTFVRSRTGYLEQGLLVKDSKKLRDKYRTTSQFKYDMIAMIPTDLLFLQYGFDNPEFRFNRLCKIQRLFEFFERTETRTSFPNMFRISNLVLYILVIIHWNACAFFSISKTIGFGSDTWVYPNISHPEHGRLARKYIYSLYWSTLTLTTIGETPAPVRDVEYLFVIADFLTGVLIFASIVGNVGAMISNMNASRAEFQAKIDSIKQYMQFRKVTKDLEARVIKWFDYLWTEKKTCDEKEVLKTLPDKLKAEIAINVHLDTLKKVRIFQDCEAGLLIELVLKLQPQVFSPGDYICKKGDIGREMYIIKEGKLAVVADDGVTQFVVLSDGAYFGEISILGIKGSKAGNRRTANIRSVGYSDLFALSKDDLMEALTEYPDAKKALEEKGKAILMKDNLIDEAVANAGADPKDLEEKIVKLQGNLDMMQTNFAQLMAEYTSGQMRIKQRVTKMEEKVKSMKPEDLSEVVADKDKKVQ; encoded by the exons ATGGCAAAAGTCTGCAGTGAAACCTCCCTCTCAGCACGCCAGCGGTTGTCCTCAAACCCGTCTGATGATGAGCTGGCTGTCATCGAAAATGGGGGGAGCAGgtcggaaagaaaaaaagagaacag GATCCAGTCTCTTAGTGGAAGCCTGACCCCCAAAACACACACTGGTGCCACAGCAATGGCAAG AATGAACCCCCCTGAAGAGAGGCGCGACTCTTTCCTCGAGCGTTTCAGAGGTCCTAAGCTCAAAGAAGCGTCCAACGCAGGGAACAGGTCAGATGAGGACAAGCTTCGACACAGAAG TAAGTGGCCTCTGGCTACTTACAACATGAATAACTGCAACAACACAGACGA CAAAAAGGAGGATAAAAAAGATGAGATtaagaaagatgaaaaaaaggaggagaaaaaagaggatgatggcaaaaaggaggaggaaaagaaggatgagaaaaaagatgagaagaaggatgagaaaaaagatgagaagaaagatgagaaaaaagatGACAAGAAAGACgataaaaagaaagaggaacCCCC GAAAGAGGTGTGGATCATGGATCCATCTGCAGACCAGTATTACAGATGGTTGACCGTCATCGCTGGGCCAGTGTTTTACAACCTGATGATGATCGTAACAAG AGCAAGCTTTAATGACCTGCAAAAATCGTATACAAAGCTGTGGATAGTCTTGGACTACACTTCAGACATAATCTACTTAGCAGACACATTTGTGCGTTCAAGAACAG GTTACCTGGAACAAGGTCTGCTGGTAAAAGACTCAAAAAAGTTAAGAGACAAGTACAGAACAACATCTCAGTTTAAGTATGACATGATTGCAATGATACCCACGGATCTGTTGTTCCTACAATACGGATTTGACAATCCAGAGTTCCGGTTCAACCGCCTCTGCAAGATCCAGAGGCTCTTTGAATTTTTCGAGCGGACTGAGACCAGGACGAGCTTCCCCAACATGTTTCGCATCAGCAATCTCGTACTTTATATCCTGGTCATCATCCACTGGAATGCCTGTGCGTTCTTCTCAATTTCAAAAACCATTGGCTTTGGTTCAGACACTTGGGTCTATCCCAATATTAGCCATCCAGAGCATGGCCGCTTGGCAAGGAAGTACATCTACTCTCTGTACTGGTCCACACTGACACTCACCACCATCGGAGAAACTCCAGCCCCTGTCAGGGATGTTGAATACCTATTTGTCATTGCGGACTTTCTTACGGGTGTGCTGATTTTTGCTAGTATTGTAGGTAATGTCGGTGCCATGATCTCTAACATGAACGCCTCTCGTGCGGAGTTCCAAGCGAAGATCGACTCCATAAAGCAGTACATGCAGTTCAGGAAGGTCACTaaagacttggaggccagggtCATCAAGTGGTTTGACTACCTGTGGACAGAGAAGAAAACCTGCGATGAGAAGGAAGTCTTGAAAACCCTTCCCGACAAACTTAAAGCAGAGATTGCCATTAACGTTCACCTTGATACGCTAAAGAAGGTCAGAATTTTCCAGGACTGTGAGGCCGGTCTATTGATTGAACTGGTGCTGAAGCTGCAGCCTCAGGTGTTCAGTCCAGGAGACTACATCTGTAAGAAGGGGGATATCGGCAGGGAGATGTACATCATTAAGGAAGGAAAGCTTGCAGTGGTGGCCGATGACGGAGTTACTCAATTTGTAGTCCTCAGTGATGGAGCGTACTTTGGAGAAATCAGCATCTTAGGAATCAAAGGTAGCAAAGCAGGTAATCGGCGAACCGCCAACATCCGAAGTGTGGGATACTCTGATCTCTTTGCCTTGTCCAAAGACGATTTGATGGAGGCACTCACTGAGTATCCAGATGCCAAGAAAGCTCTGGAAGAAAAGGGAAAAGCCATCCTGATGAAAGACAACCTAATAGATGAGGCAGTGGCTAATGCTGGCGCTGACCCGAAAGACCTGGAGGAGAAGATTGTCAAGCTTCAAGGCAACCTGGACATGATGCAGACCAACTTTGCACAGCTCATGGCAGAGTACACCTCCGGACAGATGAGGATAAAGCAGAGGGTCACCAAGATGGAGGAAAAAGTAAAGTCCATGAAACCAGAGGATCTTTCTGAAGTGGTGGCTGACAAGGACAAAAAAGTCCAGTGA
- the cnga3 gene encoding cyclic nucleotide-gated cation channel alpha-3 isoform X4 produces MAKVCSETSLSARQRLSSNPSDDELAVIENGGSRIQSLSGSLTPKTHTGATAMARMNPPEERRDSFLERFRGPKLKEASNAGNRSDEDKLRHRSKWPLATYNMNNCNNTDDKKEDKKDEIKKDEKKEEKKEDDGKKEEEKKDEKKDEKKDEKKDEKKDEKKDDKKDDKKKEEPPKEVWIMDPSADQYYRWLTVIAGPVFYNLMMIVTRASFNDLQKSYTKLWIVLDYTSDIIYLADTFVRSRTGYLEQGLLVKDSKKLRDKYRTTSQFKYDMIAMIPTDLLFLQYGFDNPEFRFNRLCKIQRLFEFFERTETRTSFPNMFRISNLVLYILVIIHWNACAFFSISKTIGFGSDTWVYPNISHPEHGRLARKYIYSLYWSTLTLTTIGETPAPVRDVEYLFVIADFLTGVLIFASIVGNVGAMISNMNASRAEFQAKIDSIKQYMQFRKVTKDLEARVIKWFDYLWTEKKTCDEKEVLKTLPDKLKAEIAINVHLDTLKKVRIFQDCEAGLLIELVLKLQPQVFSPGDYICKKGDIGREMYIIKEGKLAVVADDGVTQFVVLSDGAYFGEISILGIKGSKAGNRRTANIRSVGYSDLFALSKDDLMEALTEYPDAKKALEEKGKAILMKDNLIDEAVANAGADPKDLEEKIVKLQGNLDMMQTNFAQLMAEYTSGQMRIKQRVTKMEEKVKSMKPEDLSEVVADKDKKVQ; encoded by the exons ATGGCAAAAGTCTGCAGTGAAACCTCCCTCTCAGCACGCCAGCGGTTGTCCTCAAACCCGTCTGATGATGAGCTGGCTGTCATCGAAAATGGGGGGAGCAG GATCCAGTCTCTTAGTGGAAGCCTGACCCCCAAAACACACACTGGTGCCACAGCAATGGCAAG AATGAACCCCCCTGAAGAGAGGCGCGACTCTTTCCTCGAGCGTTTCAGAGGTCCTAAGCTCAAAGAAGCGTCCAACGCAGGGAACAGGTCAGATGAGGACAAGCTTCGACACAGAAG TAAGTGGCCTCTGGCTACTTACAACATGAATAACTGCAACAACACAGACGA CAAAAAGGAGGATAAAAAAGATGAGATtaagaaagatgaaaaaaaggaggagaaaaaagaggatgatggcaaaaaggaggaggaaaagaaggatgagaaaaaagatgagaagaaggatgagaaaaaagatgagaagaaagatgagaaaaaagatGACAAGAAAGACgataaaaagaaagaggaacCCCC GAAAGAGGTGTGGATCATGGATCCATCTGCAGACCAGTATTACAGATGGTTGACCGTCATCGCTGGGCCAGTGTTTTACAACCTGATGATGATCGTAACAAG AGCAAGCTTTAATGACCTGCAAAAATCGTATACAAAGCTGTGGATAGTCTTGGACTACACTTCAGACATAATCTACTTAGCAGACACATTTGTGCGTTCAAGAACAG GTTACCTGGAACAAGGTCTGCTGGTAAAAGACTCAAAAAAGTTAAGAGACAAGTACAGAACAACATCTCAGTTTAAGTATGACATGATTGCAATGATACCCACGGATCTGTTGTTCCTACAATACGGATTTGACAATCCAGAGTTCCGGTTCAACCGCCTCTGCAAGATCCAGAGGCTCTTTGAATTTTTCGAGCGGACTGAGACCAGGACGAGCTTCCCCAACATGTTTCGCATCAGCAATCTCGTACTTTATATCCTGGTCATCATCCACTGGAATGCCTGTGCGTTCTTCTCAATTTCAAAAACCATTGGCTTTGGTTCAGACACTTGGGTCTATCCCAATATTAGCCATCCAGAGCATGGCCGCTTGGCAAGGAAGTACATCTACTCTCTGTACTGGTCCACACTGACACTCACCACCATCGGAGAAACTCCAGCCCCTGTCAGGGATGTTGAATACCTATTTGTCATTGCGGACTTTCTTACGGGTGTGCTGATTTTTGCTAGTATTGTAGGTAATGTCGGTGCCATGATCTCTAACATGAACGCCTCTCGTGCGGAGTTCCAAGCGAAGATCGACTCCATAAAGCAGTACATGCAGTTCAGGAAGGTCACTaaagacttggaggccagggtCATCAAGTGGTTTGACTACCTGTGGACAGAGAAGAAAACCTGCGATGAGAAGGAAGTCTTGAAAACCCTTCCCGACAAACTTAAAGCAGAGATTGCCATTAACGTTCACCTTGATACGCTAAAGAAGGTCAGAATTTTCCAGGACTGTGAGGCCGGTCTATTGATTGAACTGGTGCTGAAGCTGCAGCCTCAGGTGTTCAGTCCAGGAGACTACATCTGTAAGAAGGGGGATATCGGCAGGGAGATGTACATCATTAAGGAAGGAAAGCTTGCAGTGGTGGCCGATGACGGAGTTACTCAATTTGTAGTCCTCAGTGATGGAGCGTACTTTGGAGAAATCAGCATCTTAGGAATCAAAGGTAGCAAAGCAGGTAATCGGCGAACCGCCAACATCCGAAGTGTGGGATACTCTGATCTCTTTGCCTTGTCCAAAGACGATTTGATGGAGGCACTCACTGAGTATCCAGATGCCAAGAAAGCTCTGGAAGAAAAGGGAAAAGCCATCCTGATGAAAGACAACCTAATAGATGAGGCAGTGGCTAATGCTGGCGCTGACCCGAAAGACCTGGAGGAGAAGATTGTCAAGCTTCAAGGCAACCTGGACATGATGCAGACCAACTTTGCACAGCTCATGGCAGAGTACACCTCCGGACAGATGAGGATAAAGCAGAGGGTCACCAAGATGGAGGAAAAAGTAAAGTCCATGAAACCAGAGGATCTTTCTGAAGTGGTGGCTGACAAGGACAAAAAAGTCCAGTGA
- the cnga3 gene encoding cyclic nucleotide-gated cation channel alpha-3 isoform X2 — translation MAKVCSETSLSARQRLSSNPSDDELAVIENGGSRIQSLSGSLTPKTHTGATAMARLSYFFSMLRNWTSFRMNPPEERRDSFLERFRGPKLKEASNAGNRSDEDKLRHRSKWPLATYNMNNCNNTDDKKEDKKDEIKKDEKKEEKKEDDGKKEEEKKDEKKDEKKDEKKDEKKDEKKDDKKDDKKKEEPPKEVWIMDPSADQYYRWLTVIAGPVFYNLMMIVTRASFNDLQKSYTKLWIVLDYTSDIIYLADTFVRSRTGYLEQGLLVKDSKKLRDKYRTTSQFKYDMIAMIPTDLLFLQYGFDNPEFRFNRLCKIQRLFEFFERTETRTSFPNMFRISNLVLYILVIIHWNACAFFSISKTIGFGSDTWVYPNISHPEHGRLARKYIYSLYWSTLTLTTIGETPAPVRDVEYLFVIADFLTGVLIFASIVGNVGAMISNMNASRAEFQAKIDSIKQYMQFRKVTKDLEARVIKWFDYLWTEKKTCDEKEVLKTLPDKLKAEIAINVHLDTLKKVRIFQDCEAGLLIELVLKLQPQVFSPGDYICKKGDIGREMYIIKEGKLAVVADDGVTQFVVLSDGAYFGEISILGIKGSKAGNRRTANIRSVGYSDLFALSKDDLMEALTEYPDAKKALEEKGKAILMKDNLIDEAVANAGADPKDLEEKIVKLQGNLDMMQTNFAQLMAEYTSGQMRIKQRVTKMEEKVKSMKPEDLSEVVADKDKKVQ, via the exons ATGGCAAAAGTCTGCAGTGAAACCTCCCTCTCAGCACGCCAGCGGTTGTCCTCAAACCCGTCTGATGATGAGCTGGCTGTCATCGAAAATGGGGGGAGCAG GATCCAGTCTCTTAGTGGAAGCCTGACCCCCAAAACACACACTGGTGCCACAGCAATGGCAAG GCTGTCTTACTTCTTCTCCATGCTGCGGAACTGGACCTCCTTTAGAATGAACCCCCCTGAAGAGAGGCGCGACTCTTTCCTCGAGCGTTTCAGAGGTCCTAAGCTCAAAGAAGCGTCCAACGCAGGGAACAGGTCAGATGAGGACAAGCTTCGACACAGAAG TAAGTGGCCTCTGGCTACTTACAACATGAATAACTGCAACAACACAGACGA CAAAAAGGAGGATAAAAAAGATGAGATtaagaaagatgaaaaaaaggaggagaaaaaagaggatgatggcaaaaaggaggaggaaaagaaggatgagaaaaaagatgagaagaaggatgagaaaaaagatgagaagaaagatgagaaaaaagatGACAAGAAAGACgataaaaagaaagaggaacCCCC GAAAGAGGTGTGGATCATGGATCCATCTGCAGACCAGTATTACAGATGGTTGACCGTCATCGCTGGGCCAGTGTTTTACAACCTGATGATGATCGTAACAAG AGCAAGCTTTAATGACCTGCAAAAATCGTATACAAAGCTGTGGATAGTCTTGGACTACACTTCAGACATAATCTACTTAGCAGACACATTTGTGCGTTCAAGAACAG GTTACCTGGAACAAGGTCTGCTGGTAAAAGACTCAAAAAAGTTAAGAGACAAGTACAGAACAACATCTCAGTTTAAGTATGACATGATTGCAATGATACCCACGGATCTGTTGTTCCTACAATACGGATTTGACAATCCAGAGTTCCGGTTCAACCGCCTCTGCAAGATCCAGAGGCTCTTTGAATTTTTCGAGCGGACTGAGACCAGGACGAGCTTCCCCAACATGTTTCGCATCAGCAATCTCGTACTTTATATCCTGGTCATCATCCACTGGAATGCCTGTGCGTTCTTCTCAATTTCAAAAACCATTGGCTTTGGTTCAGACACTTGGGTCTATCCCAATATTAGCCATCCAGAGCATGGCCGCTTGGCAAGGAAGTACATCTACTCTCTGTACTGGTCCACACTGACACTCACCACCATCGGAGAAACTCCAGCCCCTGTCAGGGATGTTGAATACCTATTTGTCATTGCGGACTTTCTTACGGGTGTGCTGATTTTTGCTAGTATTGTAGGTAATGTCGGTGCCATGATCTCTAACATGAACGCCTCTCGTGCGGAGTTCCAAGCGAAGATCGACTCCATAAAGCAGTACATGCAGTTCAGGAAGGTCACTaaagacttggaggccagggtCATCAAGTGGTTTGACTACCTGTGGACAGAGAAGAAAACCTGCGATGAGAAGGAAGTCTTGAAAACCCTTCCCGACAAACTTAAAGCAGAGATTGCCATTAACGTTCACCTTGATACGCTAAAGAAGGTCAGAATTTTCCAGGACTGTGAGGCCGGTCTATTGATTGAACTGGTGCTGAAGCTGCAGCCTCAGGTGTTCAGTCCAGGAGACTACATCTGTAAGAAGGGGGATATCGGCAGGGAGATGTACATCATTAAGGAAGGAAAGCTTGCAGTGGTGGCCGATGACGGAGTTACTCAATTTGTAGTCCTCAGTGATGGAGCGTACTTTGGAGAAATCAGCATCTTAGGAATCAAAGGTAGCAAAGCAGGTAATCGGCGAACCGCCAACATCCGAAGTGTGGGATACTCTGATCTCTTTGCCTTGTCCAAAGACGATTTGATGGAGGCACTCACTGAGTATCCAGATGCCAAGAAAGCTCTGGAAGAAAAGGGAAAAGCCATCCTGATGAAAGACAACCTAATAGATGAGGCAGTGGCTAATGCTGGCGCTGACCCGAAAGACCTGGAGGAGAAGATTGTCAAGCTTCAAGGCAACCTGGACATGATGCAGACCAACTTTGCACAGCTCATGGCAGAGTACACCTCCGGACAGATGAGGATAAAGCAGAGGGTCACCAAGATGGAGGAAAAAGTAAAGTCCATGAAACCAGAGGATCTTTCTGAAGTGGTGGCTGACAAGGACAAAAAAGTCCAGTGA
- the cnga3 gene encoding cyclic nucleotide-gated cation channel alpha-3 isoform X1, which yields MAKVCSETSLSARQRLSSNPSDDELAVIENGGSRSERKKENRIQSLSGSLTPKTHTGATAMARLSYFFSMLRNWTSFRMNPPEERRDSFLERFRGPKLKEASNAGNRSDEDKLRHRSKWPLATYNMNNCNNTDDKKEDKKDEIKKDEKKEEKKEDDGKKEEEKKDEKKDEKKDEKKDEKKDEKKDDKKDDKKKEEPPKEVWIMDPSADQYYRWLTVIAGPVFYNLMMIVTRASFNDLQKSYTKLWIVLDYTSDIIYLADTFVRSRTGYLEQGLLVKDSKKLRDKYRTTSQFKYDMIAMIPTDLLFLQYGFDNPEFRFNRLCKIQRLFEFFERTETRTSFPNMFRISNLVLYILVIIHWNACAFFSISKTIGFGSDTWVYPNISHPEHGRLARKYIYSLYWSTLTLTTIGETPAPVRDVEYLFVIADFLTGVLIFASIVGNVGAMISNMNASRAEFQAKIDSIKQYMQFRKVTKDLEARVIKWFDYLWTEKKTCDEKEVLKTLPDKLKAEIAINVHLDTLKKVRIFQDCEAGLLIELVLKLQPQVFSPGDYICKKGDIGREMYIIKEGKLAVVADDGVTQFVVLSDGAYFGEISILGIKGSKAGNRRTANIRSVGYSDLFALSKDDLMEALTEYPDAKKALEEKGKAILMKDNLIDEAVANAGADPKDLEEKIVKLQGNLDMMQTNFAQLMAEYTSGQMRIKQRVTKMEEKVKSMKPEDLSEVVADKDKKVQ from the exons ATGGCAAAAGTCTGCAGTGAAACCTCCCTCTCAGCACGCCAGCGGTTGTCCTCAAACCCGTCTGATGATGAGCTGGCTGTCATCGAAAATGGGGGGAGCAGgtcggaaagaaaaaaagagaacag GATCCAGTCTCTTAGTGGAAGCCTGACCCCCAAAACACACACTGGTGCCACAGCAATGGCAAG GCTGTCTTACTTCTTCTCCATGCTGCGGAACTGGACCTCCTTTAGAATGAACCCCCCTGAAGAGAGGCGCGACTCTTTCCTCGAGCGTTTCAGAGGTCCTAAGCTCAAAGAAGCGTCCAACGCAGGGAACAGGTCAGATGAGGACAAGCTTCGACACAGAAG TAAGTGGCCTCTGGCTACTTACAACATGAATAACTGCAACAACACAGACGA CAAAAAGGAGGATAAAAAAGATGAGATtaagaaagatgaaaaaaaggaggagaaaaaagaggatgatggcaaaaaggaggaggaaaagaaggatgagaaaaaagatgagaagaaggatgagaaaaaagatgagaagaaagatgagaaaaaagatGACAAGAAAGACgataaaaagaaagaggaacCCCC GAAAGAGGTGTGGATCATGGATCCATCTGCAGACCAGTATTACAGATGGTTGACCGTCATCGCTGGGCCAGTGTTTTACAACCTGATGATGATCGTAACAAG AGCAAGCTTTAATGACCTGCAAAAATCGTATACAAAGCTGTGGATAGTCTTGGACTACACTTCAGACATAATCTACTTAGCAGACACATTTGTGCGTTCAAGAACAG GTTACCTGGAACAAGGTCTGCTGGTAAAAGACTCAAAAAAGTTAAGAGACAAGTACAGAACAACATCTCAGTTTAAGTATGACATGATTGCAATGATACCCACGGATCTGTTGTTCCTACAATACGGATTTGACAATCCAGAGTTCCGGTTCAACCGCCTCTGCAAGATCCAGAGGCTCTTTGAATTTTTCGAGCGGACTGAGACCAGGACGAGCTTCCCCAACATGTTTCGCATCAGCAATCTCGTACTTTATATCCTGGTCATCATCCACTGGAATGCCTGTGCGTTCTTCTCAATTTCAAAAACCATTGGCTTTGGTTCAGACACTTGGGTCTATCCCAATATTAGCCATCCAGAGCATGGCCGCTTGGCAAGGAAGTACATCTACTCTCTGTACTGGTCCACACTGACACTCACCACCATCGGAGAAACTCCAGCCCCTGTCAGGGATGTTGAATACCTATTTGTCATTGCGGACTTTCTTACGGGTGTGCTGATTTTTGCTAGTATTGTAGGTAATGTCGGTGCCATGATCTCTAACATGAACGCCTCTCGTGCGGAGTTCCAAGCGAAGATCGACTCCATAAAGCAGTACATGCAGTTCAGGAAGGTCACTaaagacttggaggccagggtCATCAAGTGGTTTGACTACCTGTGGACAGAGAAGAAAACCTGCGATGAGAAGGAAGTCTTGAAAACCCTTCCCGACAAACTTAAAGCAGAGATTGCCATTAACGTTCACCTTGATACGCTAAAGAAGGTCAGAATTTTCCAGGACTGTGAGGCCGGTCTATTGATTGAACTGGTGCTGAAGCTGCAGCCTCAGGTGTTCAGTCCAGGAGACTACATCTGTAAGAAGGGGGATATCGGCAGGGAGATGTACATCATTAAGGAAGGAAAGCTTGCAGTGGTGGCCGATGACGGAGTTACTCAATTTGTAGTCCTCAGTGATGGAGCGTACTTTGGAGAAATCAGCATCTTAGGAATCAAAGGTAGCAAAGCAGGTAATCGGCGAACCGCCAACATCCGAAGTGTGGGATACTCTGATCTCTTTGCCTTGTCCAAAGACGATTTGATGGAGGCACTCACTGAGTATCCAGATGCCAAGAAAGCTCTGGAAGAAAAGGGAAAAGCCATCCTGATGAAAGACAACCTAATAGATGAGGCAGTGGCTAATGCTGGCGCTGACCCGAAAGACCTGGAGGAGAAGATTGTCAAGCTTCAAGGCAACCTGGACATGATGCAGACCAACTTTGCACAGCTCATGGCAGAGTACACCTCCGGACAGATGAGGATAAAGCAGAGGGTCACCAAGATGGAGGAAAAAGTAAAGTCCATGAAACCAGAGGATCTTTCTGAAGTGGTGGCTGACAAGGACAAAAAAGTCCAGTGA